From Deltaproteobacteria bacterium:
AAGTTTCCCCCAGACCCCCTTCAAAGACTTTTAATTCCCTGCGGATCACCCCGATTTTGCAAGCAAAATCGGGGTGATCCGCAGGGCGTTAAAAGTTTTTGGAGGGAGTCTGAGGGAACCTTTTTACAAAAAGGTTCCCTCAGTGAAATAAATCAGAACTTCCTTAAGCAAAGGGGCATTGCGGGGGAGGTTTCCCCGTAGGAGGTGGGAGGTCGTGAAGATCAAGTCGGCGAGGTTTGTAAGGAGCGCCGTTTCGCCGGGGCAGTGTCCGCCTGCCGGCAGGCCCGAGGTGGTGCTCGTCGGACGGAGCAACGTGGGCAAGTCTTCGCTCATCAACAGGCTCGCGGGCCGCAGGGGGCTGGCGAAGACGAGCAACACGCCGGGCAAGACGCGGACCATGAACTTCTACCTCATAAACGACGCCTTCTACATCGTCGACCTGCCCGGCTACGGCTACGCCCGGGTGCCGCGCGAGCTGAGGAAGAGCTGGGAGCCCATGACGGGCCGCTACCTCGCTTCGGATAGGGACATACGGGCGGCCGTGTTCCTTCTCGACGCAAGGCGCGAGATAGGGGAGAGCGAGTGCGAGCTCATCGACTGGCTCGGAGGCTTCGGCCTCGAGGTCGTAACTGTTCTCACAAAGGCCGACAAGCTCTCGCGCAACGCCCTTGCCGCAAGGCGCGCCCAGGCGAAGAGGCTGCTTGGACTCGGCGACGAGGGCATCATCATCTTTTCGGCCGTCACGGGCCAGGGCAGGGAGGAGCTGTGGAAGGCGCTTTACGCGCTCACGGTCCGGCGGTGACGTCGGTTACGGAAGATGCGGCCTCTTGCGAGGGATATTCGCCTTGAGGGGAGGCGGTTCGATTCCCCTTGACAAAGGCGGTAAAGGGGATTAACTTTGGAAAAGTGG
This genomic window contains:
- a CDS encoding YihA family ribosome biogenesis GTP-binding protein, whose translation is MKIKSARFVRSAVSPGQCPPAGRPEVVLVGRSNVGKSSLINRLAGRRGLAKTSNTPGKTRTMNFYLINDAFYIVDLPGYGYARVPRELRKSWEPMTGRYLASDRDIRAAVFLLDARREIGESECELIDWLGGFGLEVVTVLTKADKLSRNALAARRAQAKRLLGLGDEGIIIFSAVTGQGREELWKALYALTVRR